In one Bradyrhizobium cosmicum genomic region, the following are encoded:
- a CDS encoding STAS domain-containing protein — translation MSSDVTEPKWSLRLPADCSIAAIRSVYDLIREAFGRQDRLEIDCSSVDKADVTSIQLLLSTAKTGEAQGRPVVLTSFSQSLRNTLRRAGFASDAMIDQHFPQKKDGT, via the coding sequence ATGTCGTCAGATGTGACTGAGCCGAAGTGGTCCCTGCGGCTGCCGGCGGATTGCAGCATCGCCGCGATCCGCAGCGTCTATGACCTGATCCGGGAAGCTTTCGGCCGGCAGGACCGGCTGGAGATCGATTGTTCGAGCGTCGACAAGGCCGACGTGACGTCGATCCAGCTTCTGCTGTCGACCGCCAAGACAGGCGAGGCCCAGGGCCGCCCGGTGGTGCTCACCTCATTCTCCCAGTCTCTGCGCAACACCCTTCGCCGCGCCGGCTTCGCCAGCGATGCGATGATCGATCAGCATTTCCCGCAAAAGAAAGATGGCACCTAA
- the pobA gene encoding 4-hydroxybenzoate 3-monooxygenase, whose translation MKVQVCIIGGGPSGLLLSQLLHLKGIDTVVLEKYSRDHVLARIRAGVLEHGFAKLMREAQCGERMDREGEIHNGFEIAHDGVLSHIDLHRHSSGNSVLVYGQTELTRDLYEARDRFGGKVVHNAEDVTPHDLTSDRPYVTYRSNGEAIRVDCDYIVGADGFHGVSRRSIPKDVLREYEKVYPFGWLGVLSRTKPVSPELIYVKHERGFALCSLRSQVLSRYYVQVSLTDKVEDWSDDAFWAELKLRLPEEVAGRLVTGPSIEKSIAPLRSFVAEPMSYGRLFLAGDAAHIVPPTGARGLNSAASDIYYLYHAMLAHYQSGDDSGLQGYSAKALARIWKAQRFSWWMTMLLHRFPDRSEYEDRLQQTELGYLLSSETAQRLLAENYVGLPF comes from the coding sequence ATGAAAGTTCAGGTCTGCATCATCGGCGGTGGACCGTCCGGGTTGTTACTGTCGCAGCTCCTGCACCTGAAGGGCATCGACACTGTCGTGCTGGAGAAATACAGCCGCGACCACGTACTGGCCCGCATCCGCGCCGGCGTGCTCGAGCACGGTTTTGCCAAGCTGATGCGCGAGGCGCAGTGCGGCGAGCGGATGGACCGCGAAGGCGAGATCCACAACGGATTCGAGATAGCTCATGACGGCGTGCTGTCCCACATCGATCTGCACAGGCATTCCAGCGGCAACTCGGTTCTGGTCTACGGCCAGACCGAGCTGACGCGCGACCTCTACGAGGCGCGGGACCGGTTCGGCGGCAAGGTCGTGCACAACGCGGAAGACGTGACGCCGCATGATCTGACGTCGGACCGGCCGTATGTAACTTATCGCTCCAACGGGGAAGCCATCCGCGTCGATTGCGACTACATCGTCGGCGCCGACGGCTTTCACGGCGTCAGCCGCAGGTCGATCCCGAAGGACGTGCTGCGCGAATACGAGAAGGTCTATCCGTTCGGCTGGCTCGGCGTGCTGTCGCGCACAAAACCGGTTTCGCCGGAACTGATCTACGTGAAGCACGAGCGCGGTTTTGCGCTGTGTTCACTGCGTTCGCAGGTGTTGAGCCGCTACTACGTCCAGGTGTCGCTGACCGACAAGGTGGAGGACTGGAGCGACGATGCGTTCTGGGCCGAGCTGAAGCTACGCCTGCCGGAGGAGGTCGCCGGCCGCCTGGTCACGGGACCGTCGATCGAGAAGAGCATCGCGCCCCTGCGCAGCTTCGTCGCCGAGCCGATGAGCTATGGTCGCCTGTTCCTCGCCGGCGATGCCGCCCACATCGTGCCGCCGACCGGCGCGCGCGGGCTGAACAGCGCTGCGTCCGACATCTACTATCTCTATCACGCCATGCTCGCGCACTACCAGAGCGGCGACGATTCCGGCCTTCAGGGCTATTCCGCCAAGGCGCTCGCCCGCATCTGGAAGGCACAGCGTTTCTCCTGGTGGATGACGATGCTGCTGCACCGCTTCCCCGACCGCTCCGAGTATGAGGACAGGCTTCAGCAGACCGAGCTGGGCTATCTGCTCTCGTCCGAGACAGCGCAGCGGCTGCTCGCGGAGAATTACGTGGGGCTGCCGTTCTAG
- a CDS encoding nuclear transport factor 2 family protein has translation MSTRTFTRTPPPGWLLAMWREIDDKTFGKGFDCFAEDAICNLGVADWHGRETIRNNLRQFVDRGFTALHDVIEYWDSPMLKIFRGEVSMRFDDPNVAPVRPTMVHFFYMDERDPAKVRHWIGAVGPTGF, from the coding sequence ATGAGCACGAGGACATTCACACGGACCCCGCCGCCGGGCTGGCTACTCGCGATGTGGAGAGAGATCGACGACAAGACCTTCGGCAAGGGTTTCGACTGCTTCGCCGAGGATGCGATCTGCAATCTCGGCGTCGCGGACTGGCACGGCCGTGAGACGATCCGCAACAATCTGCGGCAGTTCGTCGACCGCGGCTTCACCGCGCTCCACGATGTCATCGAGTACTGGGACAGCCCAATGCTCAAGATCTTTCGCGGCGAGGTCTCGATGCGTTTCGACGATCCCAACGTTGCGCCCGTGCGGCCGACAATGGTCCATTTCTTCTATATGGACGAAAGGGATCCCGCCAAGGTCAGGCACTGGATCGGGGCCGTGGGCCCAACGGGATTCTAG
- a CDS encoding adenylate/guanylate cyclase domain-containing protein translates to MRRIGRRDIVAAMLIALLAGAVFTSPPLQVLQGLSLDILTALRGKLVGDRRDPATSPVVVVAIDGETYDTPPFKGSPTLTWTREIGRVLTGITDGGAKAIGFDVIFPSSIEQSEIPFGDAPLGSRMRGFDRDYLIALRQISDSGKLVLGEILSNDHPDRPYRAQQLAVRTNIRALNVHTDADDVIRRMPLGFSIDGKPVPAMAVELAARALDATPEIAPSGAAKLSGYAIPSAVPNTLTLNFRGLGRDVPTFSFADLRACVEKGDRDFFRRTFAGKVVLLGSVLNFEDRKLTSMRLAGGYDGTPAARCVLPAPASAAPKVRSDIAGVFVHATAVRNLIERDVVTELGFPMRAIFTIVFAAIIAVAGCMLAPGGALIAWFALTAAYTAMAVGAFVQALALPLTEPALASLAALAMMIGYRFVLADRDERFLRRSFAFYLAPEVIDTMVASGKMPALGGEMRNVTMFFSDLSGFSSIAETMTPGELVTLMNEYLSAMTDIIEGHGGYVDKYIGDSIVAMFGAPADDPAHARSAVRAALKCHEKLAELNANNPAFVGHGLSHRIGLNSGEAVVGNIGSRRRFNYTVMSDTVNVASRLEGANKYYGTAIMASAATVAQTGDSFAWRELDAIRVLGRGEAIKVFEPLAEKGAEKAEQKTVAATYAEGLACWRAREFAKAVDAFEGAAMNDPASSLFARRAKAYSIDPPPPDWTPVNTLEGK, encoded by the coding sequence ATGCGGCGGATCGGCAGGCGGGACATCGTTGCGGCGATGCTGATTGCGCTCCTGGCGGGCGCCGTCTTCACGTCTCCGCCGCTGCAGGTGCTGCAGGGCCTCTCGCTCGACATCCTCACGGCGCTGCGCGGCAAGCTAGTCGGCGACCGCCGCGATCCCGCGACGTCGCCGGTCGTCGTGGTGGCGATCGACGGGGAGACCTACGACACGCCGCCCTTCAAGGGATCGCCGACGCTGACCTGGACGCGCGAGATCGGCCGGGTGCTCACTGGCATCACCGACGGCGGCGCCAAGGCGATCGGCTTCGACGTCATCTTTCCGAGCTCGATCGAACAGTCGGAAATCCCCTTTGGAGACGCGCCGCTCGGCAGCCGCATGAGAGGATTCGACCGGGACTATCTGATCGCGCTGCGTCAGATCTCCGACAGCGGCAAACTGGTGCTCGGCGAAATCCTCAGCAACGACCACCCCGACAGGCCCTACCGCGCGCAGCAACTGGCGGTGCGAACCAACATCCGTGCGCTCAATGTCCATACTGATGCGGACGACGTCATCCGGCGGATGCCACTCGGTTTCTCCATCGACGGCAAGCCGGTGCCCGCCATGGCCGTCGAGCTCGCCGCACGCGCGCTCGACGCAACGCCCGAGATCGCGCCGTCCGGTGCGGCCAAGCTCTCTGGATATGCGATTCCGAGCGCGGTGCCGAACACGTTGACGCTCAATTTTCGAGGGCTTGGCCGCGACGTTCCGACCTTTTCCTTTGCCGACCTGCGGGCCTGCGTCGAGAAGGGCGACCGCGACTTCTTCCGCCGCACCTTCGCCGGCAAAGTGGTGCTGCTCGGCAGCGTGCTGAACTTCGAGGATCGCAAGCTCACGTCGATGCGCCTTGCAGGCGGTTACGACGGAACACCAGCCGCACGATGCGTCTTGCCCGCCCCGGCGAGCGCCGCGCCGAAGGTCCGCAGCGACATCGCCGGCGTATTCGTGCACGCCACCGCGGTGCGAAACCTGATCGAGCGCGACGTCGTGACCGAACTCGGCTTTCCCATGCGGGCCATTTTCACGATCGTGTTTGCGGCGATCATCGCCGTTGCGGGCTGCATGCTCGCCCCTGGCGGCGCACTGATCGCCTGGTTCGCCCTCACTGCCGCGTACACCGCCATGGCCGTCGGCGCCTTCGTTCAAGCCCTCGCGCTGCCGCTCACTGAGCCTGCACTCGCGAGCCTAGCTGCGCTCGCGATGATGATCGGCTACCGTTTCGTGCTGGCCGATCGCGACGAACGTTTCCTGCGCAGGAGCTTTGCCTTCTATCTCGCCCCGGAAGTGATCGACACCATGGTGGCCTCGGGCAAGATGCCGGCGCTCGGCGGCGAAATGCGCAACGTCACCATGTTCTTTTCCGACCTCAGCGGCTTCTCCTCCATCGCGGAGACGATGACACCGGGCGAACTGGTGACCCTGATGAACGAATATCTCTCGGCGATGACCGATATCATCGAAGGCCATGGCGGCTATGTGGACAAATATATCGGCGATTCCATCGTCGCCATGTTCGGCGCGCCGGCTGACGATCCCGCGCACGCGCGTAGCGCGGTCCGCGCGGCGCTGAAGTGCCACGAGAAGCTCGCAGAGCTGAATGCCAACAATCCCGCCTTCGTCGGCCACGGCCTGTCACATCGCATCGGGCTCAACAGCGGCGAGGCCGTTGTCGGCAATATCGGCTCGCGCCGCCGCTTCAATTACACCGTCATGAGCGATACCGTGAACGTCGCCTCGCGGCTGGAGGGTGCCAACAAATATTACGGCACAGCGATCATGGCCTCGGCGGCGACGGTCGCGCAGACTGGCGACAGCTTCGCATGGCGCGAGCTCGACGCGATCAGGGTTTTGGGGCGCGGCGAGGCGATCAAGGTATTCGAGCCGCTCGCCGAGAAGGGCGCGGAGAAAGCGGAGCAGAAGACCGTGGCCGCAACATATGCGGAAGGACTGGCATGCTGGCGCGCGCGGGAGTTTGCGAAGGCGGTCGATGCGTTTGAAGGCGCGGCAATGAACGATCCGGCGTCAAGTCTGTTCGCCAGACGCGCCAAGGCGTATTCCATCGACCCGCCACCGCCGGATTGGACGCCGGTCAACACGCTCGAAGGCAAGTAG
- a CDS encoding response regulator, with protein sequence MATILTVDDSPSIRQMIKVVLEPAGHNVIEAGDGAQGLAKAQAGKLDLVITDLNMPVMNGLELIRALRKLPSAVGMPIVFLTTESSDTVKQEAKSAGATGWITKPFKPEQLLAVVGKLVRA encoded by the coding sequence ATGGCCACGATTCTCACGGTGGACGATTCCCCCAGCATCCGGCAGATGATCAAGGTTGTGCTCGAGCCGGCCGGTCACAACGTGATCGAGGCGGGCGACGGCGCACAGGGGCTCGCAAAGGCGCAGGCCGGCAAGCTCGACCTCGTCATCACCGACCTCAATATGCCCGTCATGAACGGGTTGGAGCTCATCCGGGCGCTGCGCAAGCTGCCGAGCGCGGTCGGCATGCCCATCGTGTTTCTGACCACCGAGTCCAGCGATACGGTGAAGCAGGAAGCCAAGAGCGCCGGCGCCACCGGCTGGATCACCAAGCCCTTCAAGCCCGAGCAGCTGCTCGCTGTCGTCGGCAAGCTGGTGCGTGCATGA
- a CDS encoding helix-turn-helix domain-containing protein translates to MEAFAIILYNSNMRTAASAPAIRVYNLFGESGDLPDVVHCETIAARSVLHDWTLAVHRHARLHQVLLIERGGGETTLDGRVVPLRPMQIVNVPVGHVHGFRFVPDTQGWVLTMAAEILDEALLASEGLRGTLSRSAVVRGTPQIRTTMKQIFAEHAARDFGRAHVLRALSAAMIGLVARALTGESSGNGTAESGLFRRFEALLEQHHLQRWSVADYASALSITPTHLNRITRTATGDTASHLILNRLIREARRNLVYTNLPVSTIAYTLGFEDPAYFSRVYAAATGLSPRAFRAQLHGRK, encoded by the coding sequence ATGGAGGCTTTCGCCATTATCTTGTACAATTCGAACATGAGAACCGCAGCTTCCGCCCCGGCGATCCGGGTCTACAACCTGTTCGGCGAGTCCGGCGACCTGCCCGACGTCGTGCATTGCGAGACGATCGCGGCGCGCTCGGTGCTGCACGACTGGACGCTGGCGGTGCACCGCCATGCGCGGCTGCACCAGGTGCTGCTGATCGAGCGCGGCGGCGGCGAGACAACGCTCGACGGACGCGTGGTGCCGCTGAGGCCGATGCAGATCGTCAACGTGCCGGTCGGTCACGTCCACGGCTTCCGTTTTGTGCCTGACACACAGGGCTGGGTGCTGACCATGGCCGCGGAAATCCTGGACGAGGCGCTGCTTGCCTCGGAAGGGCTGCGCGGGACCCTGTCGCGATCGGCCGTGGTGCGCGGCACGCCGCAGATCCGCACCACCATGAAGCAGATCTTTGCCGAGCATGCCGCGCGCGATTTTGGCCGCGCGCACGTGCTGCGCGCCTTGTCGGCGGCCATGATCGGGCTGGTGGCGCGTGCGCTCACCGGCGAGAGCAGCGGCAACGGCACGGCGGAAAGCGGACTGTTTCGCCGCTTCGAAGCGCTGCTCGAACAGCATCACCTGCAACGCTGGAGCGTTGCCGACTACGCAAGCGCGCTGTCGATCACACCGACCCATCTCAACCGGATCACGCGTACGGCGACCGGCGACACCGCCTCGCACCTGATCCTCAACCGGTTGATCCGCGAGGCGCGCCGCAACCTCGTCTATACCAACCTGCCTGTTTCGACCATCGCCTACACGCTCGGCTTCGAGGACCCCGCCTATTTCAGCCGGGTCTATGCCGCGGCCACGGGGCTATCGCCGCGCGCCTTCCGCGCACAGCTCCACGGCCGCAAATAG
- a CDS encoding HD domain-containing phosphohydrolase — translation MLTQALLVDDSRSVLKFLQRHIEAEGQVEATTFLDPVEALACARERVFDIVLVDYEMPHMDGISFIRAFRALPGCADVPIAMITSRQTDDVKMEALQAGATDFLPKQAQSLEMNVRLRNLVRLGAAVRKQNDRAADLASAVAAATQKLGEREEEIILRLALAVEYRDNDTGEHTLRVARYSRIIAEQLGLPARLCRDIYLAAPLHDVGKVAIPDNILLKPGKLTDEEMAVIRTHAAIGEKILADSGCELIQLGAQIAAGHHERWDGAGYPNGLKADEIPVAARVVAVADVFDALTTRRPYKEPMPLDMARNYLIENQGRQFDPTCVEAFLSRWDEVVEIAAGQQATPYHKTEAALAPTIESAAESRPAVDRSPEPVPAT, via the coding sequence ATGCTGACCCAAGCGCTTCTGGTTGACGACAGCCGCTCTGTCCTGAAATTCCTGCAACGGCACATCGAGGCCGAGGGACAGGTCGAGGCTACGACGTTCCTCGATCCCGTCGAGGCGCTCGCTTGCGCGCGCGAGCGTGTCTTCGACATCGTACTTGTCGACTACGAGATGCCCCATATGGACGGCATCAGCTTCATCCGCGCCTTCCGCGCCCTGCCCGGCTGCGCCGACGTCCCGATCGCGATGATCACCTCGCGACAGACCGATGACGTCAAGATGGAAGCGCTGCAGGCTGGTGCAACCGATTTCTTACCTAAACAAGCACAAAGCCTCGAGATGAATGTCCGCTTGCGCAATTTGGTGCGGCTGGGTGCAGCCGTGCGCAAGCAGAACGACCGGGCTGCCGACCTGGCGAGCGCAGTTGCCGCCGCGACCCAGAAACTCGGCGAGCGCGAGGAGGAGATCATCCTGCGGCTCGCGCTGGCCGTCGAGTACCGCGACAACGACACCGGCGAGCACACGCTGCGGGTCGCCCGCTACAGCCGTATCATTGCCGAGCAGCTCGGCCTGCCGGCCCGGCTCTGCCGTGACATCTATCTTGCCGCCCCCCTGCACGACGTCGGCAAGGTCGCCATCCCCGACAACATCCTGCTCAAGCCCGGCAAGCTGACCGACGAGGAGATGGCGGTGATCCGCACCCATGCCGCGATCGGCGAGAAAATCCTGGCGGACTCCGGTTGCGAGCTGATCCAGCTCGGTGCGCAGATTGCGGCAGGCCATCACGAGCGCTGGGACGGCGCAGGCTATCCGAACGGCCTCAAGGCGGACGAAATCCCGGTCGCAGCGCGCGTGGTCGCCGTCGCCGATGTCTTCGATGCCCTGACCACGCGGCGGCCATATAAAGAGCCGATGCCGTTGGACATGGCGCGCAACTATCTGATCGAGAACCAGGGCCGGCAATTCGACCCGACCTGCGTCGAGGCCTTCCTGTCTCGCTGGGACGAGGTCGTGGAGATCGCCGCCGGACAGCAGGCGACGCCATATCACAAGACCGAAGCTGCTCTGGCTCCTACTATAGAGAGTGCGGCTGAGAGCCGTCCGGCCGTGGACCGCTCGCCTGAGCCGGTCCCAGCCACCTGA
- a CDS encoding DJ-1/PfpI family protein, with protein MIPPETHLQIGSLLFDGLDQIDLTGPFEVLSRIPNATYRVYAKTTDPVRDVKGLKLTPDATLAEAPQLDVLHVPGGFGQEALMDDEEVLGWLQQQAAGAGSVFSVCTGALLLGAAGLLRGRRATTHWASFHLLPLFGATAVNERVVVDGSWVFAAGVTAGIDGALRLAAELRGDDVARAIQLYMQYAPEPPFDSGTPERAPGAILDQARRAVADITARREATARRVAGRLGIDAAKG; from the coding sequence ATGATCCCGCCAGAGACCCACCTTCAGATCGGATCCCTATTGTTTGACGGTCTTGACCAGATCGATCTGACGGGCCCGTTCGAAGTGCTGTCGCGCATTCCGAACGCGACCTATCGCGTCTACGCCAAGACGACCGACCCTGTGCGCGACGTCAAAGGCCTGAAATTGACCCCGGATGCGACGCTTGCCGAGGCGCCGCAGCTCGACGTCCTGCATGTACCGGGCGGTTTTGGTCAGGAGGCCCTGATGGACGACGAAGAGGTTCTGGGCTGGCTCCAGCAACAGGCCGCAGGTGCGGGCAGCGTCTTCTCCGTCTGCACCGGCGCATTGCTGCTTGGCGCGGCCGGACTTTTGAGGGGACGGCGGGCCACGACGCACTGGGCTTCGTTTCACCTGCTGCCGTTATTCGGCGCCACGGCCGTCAACGAGCGCGTCGTCGTCGATGGCAGCTGGGTCTTCGCCGCCGGCGTCACCGCCGGAATTGACGGCGCGCTACGACTCGCGGCCGAGCTGCGCGGAGATGACGTCGCGCGCGCGATCCAGCTCTACATGCAATATGCGCCGGAGCCGCCGTTCGATAGCGGCACACCGGAGCGTGCGCCGGGCGCCATCCTCGACCAGGCAAGGCGCGCAGTGGCCGACATCACCGCACGGCGCGAGGCAACGGCCCGGCGTGTGGCCGGACGGCTCGGGATCGACGCCGCCAAAGGTTAG
- a CDS encoding chemotaxis protein CheA — translation MSTMDPTEVFRQEASELFEVLEGALLDLGQRPDDRELVDSAFRALHTIKGSGAMFGFDKVASFTHEFETAFDRVRKGEIKPTQELISVALAAKDYIRALIEDPQSTDDVIGDAILADLKRFVFPDQPATPVAEITDAPSLVPSENKQAGWHLYLEFESHILRNGSNPLDLLEDLCKLGPCFVVPVTDGIPFLDEMEPEDCYLKWDVKLHAACDKDAIDDVFMFVQDEMKLTLSPLEQVEAPAPMPLFPLLDEEPAAVAEMTAPVVEVAAAPVAAQPAAKVEPKPDAKPEPKPDAKRDDRGIATVRVQAERLDELMDRVGELVIAQARLTQLASSGSDLSIKMIAEEIERLASSLRDTTMGARMVPIGSLFGRFRRLIHDLSRDLSKPVEFVTTGEDTELDKTMIECLADPLVHLIRNAIDHGIEDTASRAAAGKTEQGRIELAAVHSGAQVLVTVKDNGGGLNTARIRAKAEEQGLIAAGAVLTDHEIHQFLFHPGFSTAQTISALSGRGVGMDVVKRTIENMRGTIDLSTKPGQGTTVTLRLPLTLAIIEGLLIRVGEGRYIIPLSAVEECIELTAEDERSRGRNFLNVRGNLVPFLRLREVMAASGTPDRHQKTIIISTGETHVGLVADQIIGNHQTVIKSLSKLHSDVTIFSGATILGDGTAALILDVAQLVALAQSKVEKQHISEAA, via the coding sequence ATGAGTACAATGGACCCGACCGAGGTCTTTCGTCAGGAAGCCAGCGAGCTGTTCGAGGTCCTCGAAGGGGCCCTGCTTGATCTCGGCCAGCGTCCCGACGACCGCGAGCTGGTCGATTCCGCCTTCCGCGCCCTGCACACGATCAAGGGCTCCGGCGCCATGTTCGGCTTCGACAAGGTCGCCTCCTTTACCCATGAATTCGAAACCGCGTTCGACCGCGTCCGCAAGGGCGAGATCAAGCCGACGCAGGAGTTGATCTCCGTCGCGCTTGCGGCCAAGGATTACATTCGCGCGCTGATCGAGGATCCGCAATCGACCGACGACGTCATCGGCGACGCCATCCTCGCCGATCTCAAGCGCTTCGTGTTTCCCGACCAGCCTGCCACTCCGGTCGCGGAGATCACCGATGCGCCTTCGCTGGTCCCTAGCGAGAACAAGCAGGCCGGCTGGCACCTCTATCTGGAATTCGAATCGCACATCCTGCGCAACGGCTCGAACCCGCTCGACCTGCTGGAAGATCTCTGCAAGCTCGGCCCGTGCTTCGTCGTGCCTGTGACCGACGGCATCCCGTTCCTCGACGAGATGGAGCCGGAAGACTGCTATCTGAAGTGGGACGTCAAGCTGCATGCGGCCTGTGACAAGGACGCGATCGACGACGTCTTCATGTTCGTCCAGGACGAGATGAAGCTGACGCTCTCGCCGCTGGAGCAAGTCGAGGCGCCCGCGCCGATGCCGCTGTTCCCGCTTCTCGACGAGGAGCCTGCCGCCGTGGCCGAGATGACCGCGCCGGTGGTCGAGGTTGCTGCCGCACCGGTCGCCGCGCAGCCCGCCGCGAAGGTGGAACCCAAACCCGACGCGAAGCCGGAGCCGAAGCCTGACGCCAAGCGCGACGATCGCGGCATCGCCACCGTCCGCGTTCAGGCCGAGCGCCTCGACGAATTGATGGACCGTGTCGGCGAACTCGTCATTGCGCAGGCGCGTCTGACTCAGCTCGCATCCTCCGGCTCCGACCTCTCAATCAAGATGATCGCCGAGGAGATCGAGCGTCTCGCCTCCAGCCTGCGCGACACCACGATGGGTGCCCGCATGGTGCCGATCGGTTCGCTGTTCGGCCGCTTCCGCCGCTTGATCCATGACCTGTCGCGGGACTTGTCGAAGCCCGTCGAATTCGTCACCACGGGCGAGGACACCGAACTCGACAAGACCATGATCGAGTGCTTGGCCGATCCGCTGGTACACTTGATCCGCAACGCGATCGACCACGGCATCGAGGACACCGCCTCGCGCGCCGCCGCCGGCAAGACCGAGCAGGGCCGGATCGAGCTCGCCGCCGTCCATTCCGGTGCGCAAGTGCTCGTCACCGTGAAGGACAATGGCGGCGGACTCAACACCGCGCGCATTCGTGCAAAGGCGGAAGAGCAGGGGCTGATCGCGGCCGGCGCCGTGCTGACCGACCACGAGATCCATCAGTTCCTGTTCCACCCGGGCTTCTCGACCGCGCAGACCATCTCGGCATTGTCCGGCCGCGGCGTCGGCATGGACGTGGTCAAGCGCACCATCGAGAACATGCGCGGCACGATCGACCTGTCGACCAAGCCGGGCCAGGGCACCACGGTGACGCTGCGCCTGCCGCTGACGCTCGCTATCATCGAAGGCCTCCTGATCCGGGTGGGCGAAGGCCGCTACATCATTCCGCTGTCTGCGGTGGAGGAGTGCATCGAACTGACGGCAGAGGACGAGCGTTCGCGTGGCCGAAACTTCCTCAACGTGCGCGGCAACCTCGTGCCCTTCCTCAGGCTGCGCGAGGTCATGGCCGCGTCGGGCACGCCCGACCGGCACCAGAAGACGATCATCATCTCGACCGGCGAGACTCACGTCGGCCTCGTCGCCGACCAGATCATCGGCAACCACCAGACCGTGATCAAGTCGCTCTCCAAGCTGCACTCCGACGTCACGATCTTCTCCGGCGCGACGATCCTGGGCGACGGCACGGCGGCGCTGATCCTCGACGTCGCGCAGCTCGTCGCGCTGGCGCAGTCGAAGGTCGAGAAGCAGCATATCAGCGAGGCGGCGTGA
- a CDS encoding GlxA family transcriptional regulator, with protein sequence MPKSPRFPPSSRSRAVRFAGAHAPRVIEVLAYPAVQLLDVTGPLQVFATANEQVVQAGGTAPYVLRVVAKDRSRVAASSGLEIVTDALPRSAAALDTLVVAGGPGVDLAAADPALLAWLRQRLRKARRVASVCTGAFLLGASGALDGRRAVTHWSYCTELARRFPAVRVESDPIFVRDGGIWTSAGVTAGIDLALALVEEDLGRTTALAVARYLVVFLKRPGGQAQFSETLSLQSAEDEFGALHDWIVKHLAGDLSLSRLASQAGMSERSFSRHYARATGQTPLRAIERLRVEAARRMLSETRLPVKRIFQRCGFGSEETMRRSFLRVLATAPQDYRRRFGA encoded by the coding sequence ATGCCAAAGTCCCCTCGTTTCCCGCCAAGCTCGCGTTCGCGTGCCGTGCGCTTCGCCGGGGCCCACGCCCCCCGCGTCATCGAAGTGCTGGCCTATCCGGCGGTGCAGCTGCTCGACGTGACAGGGCCGCTCCAGGTGTTCGCCACCGCCAACGAGCAGGTCGTGCAGGCCGGCGGAACCGCGCCTTACGTCCTGCGGGTCGTGGCAAAGGATCGCTCGCGCGTGGCGGCTTCGTCGGGGCTGGAAATCGTCACCGATGCGCTGCCACGCAGCGCCGCCGCGCTGGACACGCTCGTGGTCGCGGGCGGCCCGGGCGTTGACCTCGCTGCTGCCGATCCGGCGTTGCTGGCTTGGCTGCGCCAGCGCCTCAGGAAGGCGCGCCGTGTGGCGTCAGTCTGCACCGGAGCATTCCTGCTCGGCGCATCGGGTGCGCTCGACGGACGGCGCGCGGTGACGCATTGGTCATACTGCACCGAGCTCGCGCGACGCTTCCCCGCCGTGCGCGTCGAGTCCGATCCGATCTTTGTGCGCGACGGCGGGATCTGGACGTCGGCAGGCGTGACGGCCGGCATCGATCTGGCGCTGGCCCTGGTGGAGGAGGATCTGGGTCGCACGACGGCGCTGGCAGTGGCGCGCTATCTCGTCGTCTTCCTCAAGCGTCCGGGCGGGCAGGCGCAGTTCAGCGAGACACTGTCTCTGCAGTCGGCCGAGGACGAATTCGGCGCGCTGCACGACTGGATCGTCAAGCATCTCGCCGGCGATCTTTCGCTGTCCAGACTGGCCAGTCAGGCCGGCATGAGTGAGCGCAGTTTCAGCCGGCATTATGCCAGAGCCACTGGACAGACGCCGTTGCGCGCCATCGAACGGCTGAGGGTGGAAGCCGCCCGACGGATGCTTTCGGAGACGCGCCTGCCGGTGAAGCGGATATTCCAGCGCTGCGGCTTCGGGTCGGAAGAGACCATGCGCCGTAGTTTCCTGCGCGTGCTGGCCACCGCGCCGCAGGACTATCGCCGCCGGTTCGGCGCCTGA